In Oryza sativa Japonica Group chromosome 3, ASM3414082v1, one DNA window encodes the following:
- the LOC9268534 gene encoding serine/threonine-protein kinase ATG1c isoform X1 — MGDRAAGSGGGGGGGSGVRRVGDYVLVRQIGSGAYARVWLGKHRTRGTEVALKEIAVERLSSKLRESLLSEVDILRRIRHPNVIALHESIRDGGKIYLVLEYCRGGDLHSYLQQHKRVSETVAKHFIQQLASGLQMLRENNVVHRDLKPQNILLVANNENSLLKIADFGFAKFLEPSSLAETLCGSPLYMAPEVMQAQKYDAKADLWSVGIILYQLVTGSPPFTGDSQIQLLRNILNTREIRFPSDCDLSHGCIDLCRKLLRINSVERLTVEEFVNHPFLAEHALERTLSRTPSDIRDGFPFINSSPTRPSSQSSQEDCMPFPLDDESTGQDEGPVSDSKSAIKSYGFATSKRLDKTSGQSPTKHSSLVSKYIRGNNYASSSQRLDHPRRIKENKGDEGHNPKGGYPEDSPIIDSLEFVDQEYVFVHPEGSSSSMNDSRQRTMPSKLDSSSLSPPKLLTAVSAPRPIHGMAINRQQSGGTGSLDSHCSPVSGTSQGSADLNDAMDQPPSDCLTRVRLLEQYASTIAELVKEKIKDAKHLEGFSIQLVVLATWKQAIYICTSYASSATRENPSHDVTAKGFGSNAPHLLANSQLLYDTCMEIESQFLVQMEYAEELANTIGQTVDATEMPDAIEIIFQTALNLGRHGGVDEMMGKSASAMVLYSKAVSMLRFLLTEAPSLALNPALSLTRDDRRRLRTYIEAVNARLVPLQYQRH, encoded by the exons ATGGGGGACCGCGccgcggggagcggcggcgggggagggggaggaagcgGCGTGCGGAGGGTAGGGGACTACGTGCTGGTGCGGCAGATCGGGTCGGGGGCGTACGCGCGGGTCTGGCTCGGGAAGCACCGCACGCGGGGCACGGAGGTGGCCTTGAAGGAGATCGCCGTGGAGCGGCTTAGCAGCAAGCTCCGCGAGAGCCTCCTCTCCGAGGTCGACATCCTCCGGCGCATCCGTCATCCCAACGTCATCGCCCTCCACGAGTCCATCAGG GATGGTGGGAAAATATATCTTGTATTAGAGTACTGTCGAGGTGGTGACTTACACTCATACCTTCAGCAGCATAAAAGGGTTTCTGAAACAGTTGCTAAGCATTTCATCCAGCAGCTAG CATCTGGTCTGCAGATGCTGCGTGAAAACAACGTGGTTCATCGAGATCTAAAACCACAG AACATTCTTCTAGTTGCAAATAATGAAAATTCCCTCTTGAAGATTGCGGACTTTGGATTTGCAAA GTTTTTAGAACCTTCTTCTCTGGCTGAAACACTTTGCGGTTCACCGCTTTACATGGCTCCAGAAGTCATGCAAGCTCAGAAGTATGATGCAAAG GCAGATTTGTGGAGTGTTGGTATAATTCTATATCAACTTGTTACCGGATCTCCTCCTTTTACCGGGGATAGTCAAATCCAG TTGCTGAGAAATATACTCAATACACGAGAAATACGATTTCCATCTGATTGCGACTTGAGCCATGGCTGCATTGACTTATGCAGAAAGTTACTGCGAATCAATTCAG TGGAACGCCTTACCGTTGAAGAGTTTGTGAACCATCCATTTCTCGCTGAACATGCTTTGGAGAGAACCTTGAG CCGGACACCATCGGACATAAGAGATGGCTTTCCATTCATTAATAGCAGTCCTACGAGACCTTCAAGCCAAAGTTCTCAGGAAGATTGTATGCCTTTTCCTTTGGATGATGAGTCAACTGGACAGGATGAAGGTCCTGTTTCTGATAGTAAGAGTGCAATAAAATCCTATGGGTTTGCCACGAGTAAAAGGCTTGATAAAACTTCAGGTCAGAGTCCAACGAAACATTCAAGTCTGGTCTCTAAATATATTAGGGGAAATAATTACGCATCTAGTAGTCAACGCCTGGACCATCCTAGGAGAATCAAGGAAAACAAGGGTGATGAAGGGCACAACCCTAAAGGTGGTTATCCAGAAG ATTCCCCTATCATTGATTCATTAGAGTTTGTAGATCAGGAATATGTCTTTGTGCACCCAGAGGGATCCTCCTCTTCGATGAATGACTCCCGACAGCGCACCATGCCATCAAAACTTGACAGTTCTTCTCTTTCACCACCGAAGTTATTAACTGCTGTGAGTGCACCAAGGCCAATACATGGCATGGCAATTAACAGACAGCAATCTGGTGGAACTGGTAGCTTGGACAGTCACTGCTCTCCAGTATCTGGTACTTCACAAGGATCTGCAGATCTCAACGATGCTATGGATCAACCACCATCTGATTGTCTGACCAGGGTTAGATTATTGGAGCAGTATGCGTCTACCATAGCAGAATTGGTGAAAGAAAAG ATTAAAGATGCCAAGCACTTAGAGGGATTCTCGATTCAGCTAGTTGTTCTTGCAACCTGGAAGCAAGCAATTTACATCTGCACTTCTTATGCATCTTCTGCCACAAGAGAGAATCCTTCCCATGATGTCACCGCGAAGGGTTTTGGCTCAAATGCTCCCCATTTGCTTGCAAACTCTCAACTGTTATATGATACATGCATGGAGATAGAGAGTCAGTTTTTGGTTCAAATGGAATATGCTGAAGAACTTGCCAACACTATAGGACAGACAGTTG ATGCTACAGAAATGCCAGATGCGATAGAAATCATATTTCAGACCGCGCTTAACCTGGGAAGACATGGTGGT GTTGATGAGATGATGGGGAAATCAGCATCTGCCATGGTGCTGTACTCGAAGGCAGTATCCATGCTGCGCTTTCTCCTGACTGAGGCACCGTCACTCGCCCTGAACCCCGCTCTGTCCCTAACAAGAGATGATCGACGCCGCCTGCGCACATACATTGAAGCCGTTAACGCTAGGCTCGTCCCGTTGCAATACCAGCGGCACTGA
- the LOC9268534 gene encoding serine/threonine-protein kinase ATG1c isoform X2: protein MGDRAAGSGGGGGGGSGVRRVGDYVLVRQIGSGAYARVWLGKHRTRGTEVALKEIAVERLSSKLRESLLSEVDILRRIRHPNVIALHESIRDGGKIYLVLEYCRGGDLHSYLQQHKRVSETVAKHFIQQLASGLQMLRENNVVHRDLKPQNILLVANNENSLLKIADFGFAKFLEPSSLAETLCGSPLYMAPEVMQAQKYDAKADLWSVGIILYQLVTGSPPFTGDSQIQLLRNILNTREIRFPSDCDLSHGCIDLCRKLLRINSVERLTVEEFVNHPFLAEHALERTLSRTPSDIRDGFPFINSSPTRPSSQSSQEDCMPFPLDDESTGQDEGPVSDSKSAIKSYGFATSKRLDKTSGQSPTKHSSLVSKYIRGNNYASSSQRLDHPRRIKENKGDEGHNPKGGYPEDQEYVFVHPEGSSSSMNDSRQRTMPSKLDSSSLSPPKLLTAVSAPRPIHGMAINRQQSGGTGSLDSHCSPVSGTSQGSADLNDAMDQPPSDCLTRVRLLEQYASTIAELVKEKIKDAKHLEGFSIQLVVLATWKQAIYICTSYASSATRENPSHDVTAKGFGSNAPHLLANSQLLYDTCMEIESQFLVQMEYAEELANTIGQTVDATEMPDAIEIIFQTALNLGRHGGVDEMMGKSASAMVLYSKAVSMLRFLLTEAPSLALNPALSLTRDDRRRLRTYIEAVNARLVPLQYQRH, encoded by the exons ATGGGGGACCGCGccgcggggagcggcggcgggggagggggaggaagcgGCGTGCGGAGGGTAGGGGACTACGTGCTGGTGCGGCAGATCGGGTCGGGGGCGTACGCGCGGGTCTGGCTCGGGAAGCACCGCACGCGGGGCACGGAGGTGGCCTTGAAGGAGATCGCCGTGGAGCGGCTTAGCAGCAAGCTCCGCGAGAGCCTCCTCTCCGAGGTCGACATCCTCCGGCGCATCCGTCATCCCAACGTCATCGCCCTCCACGAGTCCATCAGG GATGGTGGGAAAATATATCTTGTATTAGAGTACTGTCGAGGTGGTGACTTACACTCATACCTTCAGCAGCATAAAAGGGTTTCTGAAACAGTTGCTAAGCATTTCATCCAGCAGCTAG CATCTGGTCTGCAGATGCTGCGTGAAAACAACGTGGTTCATCGAGATCTAAAACCACAG AACATTCTTCTAGTTGCAAATAATGAAAATTCCCTCTTGAAGATTGCGGACTTTGGATTTGCAAA GTTTTTAGAACCTTCTTCTCTGGCTGAAACACTTTGCGGTTCACCGCTTTACATGGCTCCAGAAGTCATGCAAGCTCAGAAGTATGATGCAAAG GCAGATTTGTGGAGTGTTGGTATAATTCTATATCAACTTGTTACCGGATCTCCTCCTTTTACCGGGGATAGTCAAATCCAG TTGCTGAGAAATATACTCAATACACGAGAAATACGATTTCCATCTGATTGCGACTTGAGCCATGGCTGCATTGACTTATGCAGAAAGTTACTGCGAATCAATTCAG TGGAACGCCTTACCGTTGAAGAGTTTGTGAACCATCCATTTCTCGCTGAACATGCTTTGGAGAGAACCTTGAG CCGGACACCATCGGACATAAGAGATGGCTTTCCATTCATTAATAGCAGTCCTACGAGACCTTCAAGCCAAAGTTCTCAGGAAGATTGTATGCCTTTTCCTTTGGATGATGAGTCAACTGGACAGGATGAAGGTCCTGTTTCTGATAGTAAGAGTGCAATAAAATCCTATGGGTTTGCCACGAGTAAAAGGCTTGATAAAACTTCAGGTCAGAGTCCAACGAAACATTCAAGTCTGGTCTCTAAATATATTAGGGGAAATAATTACGCATCTAGTAGTCAACGCCTGGACCATCCTAGGAGAATCAAGGAAAACAAGGGTGATGAAGGGCACAACCCTAAAGGTGGTTATCCAGAAG ATCAGGAATATGTCTTTGTGCACCCAGAGGGATCCTCCTCTTCGATGAATGACTCCCGACAGCGCACCATGCCATCAAAACTTGACAGTTCTTCTCTTTCACCACCGAAGTTATTAACTGCTGTGAGTGCACCAAGGCCAATACATGGCATGGCAATTAACAGACAGCAATCTGGTGGAACTGGTAGCTTGGACAGTCACTGCTCTCCAGTATCTGGTACTTCACAAGGATCTGCAGATCTCAACGATGCTATGGATCAACCACCATCTGATTGTCTGACCAGGGTTAGATTATTGGAGCAGTATGCGTCTACCATAGCAGAATTGGTGAAAGAAAAG ATTAAAGATGCCAAGCACTTAGAGGGATTCTCGATTCAGCTAGTTGTTCTTGCAACCTGGAAGCAAGCAATTTACATCTGCACTTCTTATGCATCTTCTGCCACAAGAGAGAATCCTTCCCATGATGTCACCGCGAAGGGTTTTGGCTCAAATGCTCCCCATTTGCTTGCAAACTCTCAACTGTTATATGATACATGCATGGAGATAGAGAGTCAGTTTTTGGTTCAAATGGAATATGCTGAAGAACTTGCCAACACTATAGGACAGACAGTTG ATGCTACAGAAATGCCAGATGCGATAGAAATCATATTTCAGACCGCGCTTAACCTGGGAAGACATGGTGGT GTTGATGAGATGATGGGGAAATCAGCATCTGCCATGGTGCTGTACTCGAAGGCAGTATCCATGCTGCGCTTTCTCCTGACTGAGGCACCGTCACTCGCCCTGAACCCCGCTCTGTCCCTAACAAGAGATGATCGACGCCGCCTGCGCACATACATTGAAGCCGTTAACGCTAGGCTCGTCCCGTTGCAATACCAGCGGCACTGA
- the LOC4332372 gene encoding digalactosyldiacylglycerol synthase 2, chloroplastic gives MARKQHIAIFTTASLPWMTGTAVNPLFRAAYLAKAGDWEVTLVVPWLSKGDQLLVYPNKMKFSVPGEQEGYVRRWLEERIGLLPKFEIKFYPGKFSTEKRSILPAGDITQTVSDDKADIAVLEEPEHLTWYHHGRRWKNKFRKVIGVVHTNYLEYVKRERNGYIHAFLLKHINSWVTDIYCHKVIRLSAATQEVPRSIVCNVHGVNPKFIEIGKLKHQQISQREQAFFKGAYYIGKMVWSKGYTELLQLLQKHQKELSGLKMELYGSGEDSDEVKASAEKLNLDVRVYPGRDHGDSIFHDYKVFINPSTTDVVCTTTAEALAMGKIVICANHPSNEFFKRFPNCHMYNTEKEFVRLTMKALAEEPIPLSEELRHELSWEAATERFVRVADIAPIMSIKQHSPSPQYFMYISPDELKKNMEEASAFFHNAISGFETARCVFGAIPNTLQPDEQQCKELGWRLQE, from the exons atggcgaggaagCAGCATATCGCCATATTCACCACGGCGAGCCTGCCATGGATGACTGGAACTGCCGTCAACCCCCTCTTCCGAGCGGCCTACCTCGCGAAGGCCGGGGACTGGGAGGTTACGCTGGTGGTTCCATGGCTTTCGAAGGGGGACCAGCTGCTGGTTTATCCTAACAAGATGAAATTCAGTGTGCCCGGGGAGCAAGAAGGCTATGTGCGACGGTGGCTCGAGGAGCGAATTGGGCTGCTGCCGAAGTTTGAGATAAAATTCTATCCTGGAAAG TTCTCAACGGAGAAAAGAAGCATTCTACCTGCTGGGGACATCACCCAGACTGTATCTGATGATAAAGCAGACATTGCAGTTCTTGAAGAGCCAGAGCATCTTACATGGTACCATCATGGACGAAGGTGGAAAAACAAATTCAGAAAAGTTATAGGTGTTGTTCATACCAACTATTTGGAGTATgtcaagagagagagaaatggatATATCCATGCATTTCTCTTAAAACATATCAATTCCTGGGTCACTGACATCTACTGCCATAAG GTTATAAGATTATCAGCAGCAACTCAGGAAGTCCCAAGGTCAATAGTTTGCAATGTCCATGGAGTAAATCCAAAATTTATTGAAATTGGTAAACTGAAGCATCAGCAGATATCTCAAAGAGAACAAGCATTCTTCAAGGGTGCATATTATATTGGAAAGATGGTCTGGAGTAAAGGTTATACAGAACTACTCCAGCTGCTTCAGAAGCACCAGAAGGAATTATCTGGTCTTAAGATGGAGCTGTATGGCAGTGGAGAAGATTCTGATGAGGTTAAAGCATCAGCCGAGAAACTAAATCTTGATGTTCGAGTCTATCCTGGTCGTGACCATGGAGATTCCATATTTCATGA CTACAAGGTTTTCATAAACCCAAGCACCACAGATGTGGTATGCACGACAACTGCAGAAGCTTTGGCGATGGGGAAAATTGTGATATGTGCAAACCATCCTTCGAATGAATTCTTCAAAAGGTTTCCTAACTGCCACATGTACAATACTGAGAAAGAGTTTGTGAGATTGACTATGAAAGCATTGGCTGAAGAGCCAATCCCACTGTCAGAGGAACTGAGACATGAGCTTTCCTGGGAGGCAGCAACAGAGAGATTTGTCAGGGTTGCTGATATTGCACCAATCATGTCTATCAAGCAGCATTCTCCCTCTCCCCAGTATTTCATGTATATATCTCCAGATGAACTGAAGAAGAACATGGAGGAGGCGTCGGCATTTTTTCATAATGCGATTTCTGGGTTTGAAACGGCCCGTTGTGTTTTTGGTGCCATACCGAATACTCTGCAGCCTGATGAACAGCAATGCAAGGAACTTGGCTGGAGGCTCCAGGAATGA